The DNA region GTCCGCGTCAAGAACGGCGTCCGCGCCGCCTTCCCCCTCTGGTACCTCTCCGGCGACAAGCTCCGCCAGGACCACGCCCTCGCCTACGCCTCCGACGCCAAGAAGGCCGGCATCGAGATCGCCACCCAGGCCGGCACCTGGGAGGTCATCGAACCCCGGATGAAGACCGACGCCGTCCTCGCCGGCGGCGGCGCGCCCGGCGACCCCGACTTCGACCAGTACCTCCTGCTCAAGTCCGAGCTCGCGGGCGACGGCTTCAACAACATGGCCTCGTACGCCAGTCCGGCCGTCGACCGCGCCCTGGAGGACGGCCGCCGCACCAGTGACCCAGCGCGCCGCCGCGCCGCCTACGACACCGTCCAGCGCGAACTGGTGAAGAACCCCGGCTACACCTTCCTCACCCACGTCGCCCACGTCTACGTCGTCGCCGACCGCTGGACCACCGCCGCCGGCCGCCTCACCACCCAGGTCGAACCCCACGAGCACGGACTCGGCTCCGGCCCCTGGTGGAACGTCGAGGACTGGACGCCGAAGCAGTGACCTGCGCTCTCCCGCTCCGGCCCATGGCCCGGATGGCGGCACGGCGCGCGCTCGCCGCCGTCCCCGTCCTCCTCGGCGTCACCCTCGCGGTCTTCGCCGTCGCCGCCGCCTCCCCCTTCGACCCCGTGAAGGCCTACGCCGGCACCGCCGGACTCACCGCCTCGCAGGAGAACCTCGACCAGCTGCGCGCCAACCTCGGCGCCGACCGCCCCTGGTACACCCGCTGGTGGGAGTGGCTCGGCCACGCCCTGCGCGGCGACCTCGGCGACTCCGGCGTCATGCGCCAGCCGGTCGCCGACGTCGTCGCCGAACGCATCGGCTGGTCCGCGCTCCTCGCCGGCACGGCCTTCCTCGTCGCGATCCTGCTCGGCACCCTCCTCGGCGTCCTGGCCGCCCGCCGCCGCGGCGGCCTGCTCGACCGGGCCGTGTCCTCGCTCGCGTACACCCTGGAAGCCGCCCCCGCCTTCTGGCTCGGCCTCCTCGCCGTCTGGTTCTTCGCCCTCGAACTCGGCGCGCTGCCGCCCGGCGGCCTCACCGACACCGCGGGCGACACCGTCACCGCCGGACAGGTCGCCACCCACCTGGTGCTGCCGGCCCTCGTCCTCGGCCTCTCCCAACTGCCCTGGTTCTTCCTGTACGTACGCCAGGGCGTCGGCGACGCCCTCGACGAGGACCCGGTACGCGGCGCCCGCGCGCGCGGCCTCGCCGAACGCACCGTCCTCACCGGCCACGCCCTGCGCTCCGGAATGCTCCCCATGCTCACCCTCGTCGGCTCCCGGATCCCCGAACTCATCACCGGCGCCCTCCTCGTGGAGACCGTCTTCAGCTGGCCCGGCATCGCCGCCGCCACCGTGCAGGCCGCCGTCTCCGCCGACTTCCCGCTGCTCGCCGCGCTCACCGTGCTCGCCACCGCCGCCGTCCTGCTCGGCAACCTGCTCTCCGACCTCCTGTACGGGCTCGCCGACCCCAGGGTGGGCTTCGATGGCTGACCCCCGCACCCGGCGCCTCCGGCTCTGGAGCTCCGCCCTCGTCACCGGCACCGTCGTCCTCGCCGTCCTCCTGGTCCCGCCGCTCGTCCCCCTCGACCAGCAGGCCGTCGACCTCGGCGCCAAACTCCTCCCGCCCTCCTGGGCACACCCCTTCGGCACCGACGACGTCGGCCGCGACCTGCTGCTCCGCTGCGTCTACGGACTGCGCGTCTCGCTCCTCGTCGGACTGGTCGCCGCCCTCGTCGCCACCGTCATCGGCACCGCCGTCGGCGCGACGGCCGGCGCGCTCGGCGGCCGCGCCGACCGCCTCCTCATGCGGATCGTCGACGCCTTCTCCTCCGTGCCGCACCTGCTGCTCGGGATCTTCGTCGTGGCCATGTTCCGACCCGGGGTCTGGCCGGTGATCGTCTCCGTGGCCCTCACCCACTGGCTCTCCACCGCCCGCATCGTCCGCTCCGAGGTGCTGTCCCTGCGCTCCCGGCCGTTCGTCGACGCGGCGATCTCCGGCGGCGCCACCCGATGGCGGATCGCCGTCCGCCATCTGCTCCCCGCCGTCCTCCCGCAGGCCGGCCTCGCCGCCGTGCTGATGATCCCGCACGCCATGTGGCACGAGTCCGCCCTGTCCTTCCTCGGCCTGGGCCTCCCCAGCCACCAGGCCAGCCTCGGCAACCTCGTCCAGACCGCCCGCTCCTCTCTCCTCACCGGCCACTGGTGGCCCACCCTCTTCCCCGGCCTCCTCCTCATCGCCCCC from Streptomyces fradiae includes:
- a CDS encoding ABC transporter permease, encoding MARMAARRALAAVPVLLGVTLAVFAVAAASPFDPVKAYAGTAGLTASQENLDQLRANLGADRPWYTRWWEWLGHALRGDLGDSGVMRQPVADVVAERIGWSALLAGTAFLVAILLGTLLGVLAARRRGGLLDRAVSSLAYTLEAAPAFWLGLLAVWFFALELGALPPGGLTDTAGDTVTAGQVATHLVLPALVLGLSQLPWFFLYVRQGVGDALDEDPVRGARARGLAERTVLTGHALRSGMLPMLTLVGSRIPELITGALLVETVFSWPGIAAATVQAAVSADFPLLAALTVLATAAVLLGNLLSDLLYGLADPRVGFDG
- a CDS encoding ABC transporter permease, with amino-acid sequence MADPRTRRLRLWSSALVTGTVVLAVLLVPPLVPLDQQAVDLGAKLLPPSWAHPFGTDDVGRDLLLRCVYGLRVSLLVGLVAALVATVIGTAVGATAGALGGRADRLLMRIVDAFSSVPHLLLGIFVVAMFRPGVWPVIVSVALTHWLSTARIVRSEVLSLRSRPFVDAAISGGATRWRIAVRHLLPAVLPQAGLAAVLMIPHAMWHESALSFLGLGLPSHQASLGNLVQTARSSLLTGHWWPTLFPGLLLIAPTLAVAGLAGVWRDRLNPRRRSELML